A stretch of the Luteolibacter rhizosphaerae genome encodes the following:
- a CDS encoding SAM hydroxide adenosyltransferase → MRLLGALLGMLATILPLQGEVSRGEIEGAKYMIATPEKWEGKLVLIAHGYRPEGGELDGDFDAKDEFATGLLEKGWAIAATSYRRNGWIVEDAITDLKNLRAQVVKQYGEPKRSVLLGSSMGGLIGTLIAEGAMEGVDGVVLVGAYLGDPSREEGRYYPALKFQPKVPVLHLTNETELDHPKHYRQEVGADKVALWEIKRPGHCNVSDIERLNGVLAVSDWIEGKEVAKEKDGTVGSPERPSTARKEDGVLVGKVTVVSESWGNVSTDLVAKDFETLGLRVGDTAVLQGAKKIEVQVVRYWSDLEAGKAGVYLTPSGWGAVVVNRGNAAEMLGVKTGDEVRIGKK, encoded by the coding sequence ATGAGACTTCTCGGGGCTTTGTTGGGAATGCTGGCAACCATCCTGCCGCTGCAGGGCGAGGTGTCGCGCGGGGAGATCGAGGGGGCGAAGTACATGATCGCCACGCCGGAGAAGTGGGAGGGCAAGCTGGTGCTGATCGCGCACGGCTACCGCCCGGAAGGCGGGGAGCTGGACGGCGATTTCGACGCGAAGGACGAGTTCGCGACCGGTCTCCTGGAGAAGGGCTGGGCGATCGCGGCGACGAGCTACCGGCGGAACGGGTGGATCGTCGAGGACGCCATCACCGACCTGAAGAACCTGCGTGCCCAAGTGGTGAAGCAATACGGCGAGCCGAAGCGCAGCGTGCTGCTGGGTAGCTCGATGGGAGGCCTGATCGGGACCCTGATAGCGGAAGGCGCGATGGAAGGCGTGGACGGGGTGGTGCTGGTGGGTGCCTACTTGGGCGATCCCTCGCGGGAGGAAGGCCGCTACTACCCCGCGCTGAAGTTCCAGCCGAAGGTTCCGGTGCTGCACCTGACCAACGAAACCGAACTGGACCACCCGAAGCACTACCGGCAGGAGGTCGGAGCGGACAAGGTGGCGCTGTGGGAGATCAAGCGTCCGGGGCACTGCAACGTCTCCGACATCGAGCGCCTGAACGGGGTGCTGGCGGTCAGCGATTGGATCGAGGGCAAGGAAGTCGCGAAGGAGAAAGATGGCACCGTGGGATCGCCGGAACGCCCGAGCACGGCGAGGAAGGAGGACGGCGTCTTGGTGGGGAAAGTCACGGTGGTTTCCGAATCCTGGGGCAATGTCTCGACCGATCTAGTCGCGAAGGATTTTGAAACGCTGGGGCTAAGGGTCGGGGATACCGCGGTGCTGCAGGGGGCGAAGAAGATCGAGGTGCAGGTGGTGCGGTATTGGAGCGATCTGGAGGCGGGGAAGGCGGGGGTGTATCTGACGCCGTCCGGCTGGGGTGCGGTGGTGGTGAATCGCGGCAACGCGGCGGAGATGCTGGGGGTGAAGACGGGGGATGAGGTGAGGATCGGGAAGAAGTGA
- a CDS encoding DUF899 domain-containing protein, which yields MSTSFTEQNQKAAAGHPVVSQAEWIEARKELLAKEKEYTRLGDQLSAKRRELPWVKVEKDYVFEGPEGKLGLADLFQGRSQLIVHHLMFTPGDTVACPGCSYQADHIAGPLQHLKHHDVMIVAVSRASLSEIASFKKRMGWHFDWVSSHGTDFNRDFRVTFTPEEIATGKIDYNFSTSPYLFEELPGISVFIKGEDGSIYRTYSAYSRGLDVLIGAHHYLDLTPLGRNEEGDGKDWVKYHDRYEEASGPSCCQSGK from the coding sequence ATGAGCACCTCATTCACGGAACAAAACCAGAAGGCCGCCGCCGGACATCCGGTGGTGTCCCAAGCGGAATGGATCGAGGCTCGCAAGGAATTGCTGGCTAAGGAGAAGGAATACACCCGCTTGGGCGATCAGCTCAGCGCCAAGCGCCGGGAACTGCCATGGGTGAAGGTCGAAAAGGACTACGTTTTCGAAGGACCGGAGGGTAAGCTCGGCTTGGCGGATCTGTTCCAAGGCCGCAGCCAGCTCATTGTCCACCATCTCATGTTCACGCCCGGCGATACGGTCGCCTGTCCCGGCTGTTCCTATCAGGCGGACCACATTGCGGGCCCCCTCCAGCACCTGAAGCATCATGATGTGATGATCGTTGCCGTTTCCCGTGCTTCCTTGTCGGAGATCGCCTCCTTCAAGAAGCGGATGGGCTGGCACTTCGACTGGGTTTCCTCCCACGGCACCGATTTCAACCGGGACTTCCGAGTTACCTTCACGCCGGAGGAAATCGCCACCGGCAAGATCGACTACAATTTTTCCACCTCACCTTACCTCTTCGAGGAACTCCCCGGCATCAGCGTCTTTATCAAGGGCGAGGATGGCAGCATCTACCGCACCTACTCCGCCTACTCCCGCGGGCTAGATGTCCTGATCGGTGCCCACCATTACCTTGATCTCACTCCGCTCGGTCGGAACGAGGAAGGCGATGGCAAGGACTGGGTCAAATACCACGACCGCTACGAGGAAGCCTCCGGGCCATCCTGCTGCCAGAGCGGAAAATAG
- a CDS encoding DUF1428 domain-containing protein, with translation MSLYIDGFVLPLPKDKIEAYKEMSSKASKVWKEYGAIEYRECVGDDLDIKDVLSFRTLAGAGPDETVVFAYIAYNSREHRDEVNAKVMADPRMNEMCGEAGMPFDSKKMAYGGFTTFVEG, from the coding sequence ATGTCTCTATACATTGACGGATTCGTACTGCCGCTGCCCAAGGATAAGATCGAAGCCTACAAGGAAATGTCGTCGAAGGCCTCGAAGGTCTGGAAGGAATACGGCGCCATCGAATATCGCGAATGCGTCGGCGATGACCTCGACATCAAGGATGTGCTCAGCTTCCGCACCCTGGCGGGCGCCGGTCCGGACGAAACGGTCGTTTTCGCCTACATCGCCTACAATTCCCGCGAACATCGCGACGAGGTGAATGCCAAGGTGATGGCCGATCCCCGGATGAACGAGATGTGCGGCGAGGCCGGCATGCCCTTCGACTCCAAGAAGATGGCCTACGGCGGCTTCACCACCTTCGTCGAAGGCTGA
- a CDS encoding VOC family protein yields the protein MKIEPYLWGFSGRCEEAVEFYKQALGAEVQMLMRFKDSPEPCGDGPMPDGEKIMHGSLKIGDSILMVSDGQCTGDKGPKFEGMSLSLNPATEADANRIFDALKDGGEIGMPLGKTFWSPCFGMVTDRFGVAWMINVVP from the coding sequence ATGAAGATTGAACCTTACCTCTGGGGCTTTTCCGGTCGTTGCGAAGAAGCCGTCGAATTCTACAAGCAAGCCCTCGGTGCCGAAGTCCAGATGCTCATGCGCTTCAAGGATAGCCCCGAGCCCTGCGGGGACGGGCCCATGCCCGATGGCGAGAAGATCATGCATGGCAGCCTCAAGATCGGGGATAGCATCCTGATGGTCTCCGACGGCCAATGCACCGGCGACAAGGGCCCGAAGTTCGAGGGCATGTCCCTGTCCCTGAATCCCGCCACCGAGGCCGATGCCAACCGCATCTTCGACGCGCTCAAGGACGGCGGCGAGATCGGCATGCCGCTCGGCAAGACCTTCTGGTCACCCTGCTTCGGCATGGTCACGGACCGCTTCGGCGTCGCCTGGATGATCAATGTCGTGCCCTGA
- a CDS encoding SRPBCC family protein — MLKKILLILAALVVVLFAVIAMQPADFSVSRSTTVNAPPSAPFAQVNDFRNWAGWSPWLKMDPDTKVTFDGPAEGKGAKYAWVSQKTGEGNMTILESQANERILIDLIFVKPFAGDNDVEFTFKPEGNGTTVTWTMTGKNSFMGKAFSLFMSMDKMVGGEFEKGLADIKAAAEAPAPAAN, encoded by the coding sequence ATGTTGAAGAAAATACTCCTCATCCTCGCGGCCCTTGTGGTCGTGCTCTTCGCGGTGATTGCGATGCAGCCGGCGGATTTCTCCGTCAGCCGCTCCACCACCGTGAATGCCCCGCCGTCCGCGCCCTTTGCCCAGGTGAACGACTTCCGCAACTGGGCGGGCTGGTCGCCGTGGCTGAAGATGGACCCGGATACCAAGGTCACCTTCGATGGACCGGCCGAGGGGAAGGGGGCCAAGTATGCTTGGGTGAGCCAGAAGACCGGGGAGGGGAACATGACCATCCTCGAGAGTCAGGCGAACGAGCGGATCCTGATCGACCTGATCTTCGTGAAGCCTTTCGCGGGCGATAACGATGTGGAGTTCACCTTCAAACCCGAGGGCAATGGCACCACCGTTACTTGGACGATGACGGGCAAGAACAGCTTCATGGGTAAGGCCTTCAGCCTGTTCATGAGCATGGACAAGATGGTCGGCGGCGAGTTCGAGAAGGGCCTCGCCGATATCAAGGCCGCTGCGGAAGCCCCGGCTCCGGCCGCCAACTGA
- a CDS encoding YciI family protein, whose protein sequence is MSAIKSHHPVGSAENPVADPVRYMFLFRHGTWDKDLSSDQVSTVMDEVALWFDGIASRGIVIGGTPLYEGGKSIALRDGRIAVTDGPFAEAKEAVAGYLIIQVETEDEAVAIAQTSPLLKHGMITEVRRIAPECPVHERLRQRAATV, encoded by the coding sequence ATGTCCGCCATCAAAAGTCACCACCCGGTTGGTTCCGCCGAGAACCCCGTCGCCGATCCGGTCCGCTACATGTTCCTCTTCCGTCACGGCACTTGGGACAAGGACCTGAGCTCCGATCAAGTCAGCACCGTCATGGATGAGGTCGCCCTCTGGTTCGATGGAATCGCCAGCCGCGGCATCGTCATCGGCGGAACTCCGCTTTACGAAGGTGGGAAATCGATCGCGTTGAGGGATGGCCGCATCGCCGTCACCGACGGGCCCTTCGCGGAAGCGAAGGAAGCGGTGGCCGGCTATCTCATCATCCAGGTGGAAACCGAAGATGAAGCGGTGGCCATCGCGCAGACCTCGCCGCTACTGAAGCATGGCATGATCACGGAGGTTCGCCGGATTGCCCCGGAGTGCCCGGTGCACGAGCGCCTCCGCCAGCGCGCCGCCACGGTCTGA
- a CDS encoding family 43 glycosylhydrolase, with the protein MLLRLLAAIALILPLPANPVMDGADPHALVSGRDYWMYPTEARSRRPIFAAYRSTDLRTWKREGTILDLDKVPWVKADGAPWHGAWAPGMTEKGGKFYFYYSVGPQDPTPSRIGVAVGDSPTGPFTDSGKPLLTGGNGFEAIDPMVFVDPADDRAWFYAGGSAGATLRVFEMNPDMVSFKREVTVKQPEKFTEGAFMHRRGKIYYLSYSHGKWNDSSYSVHYATASSPEGPWHYRGCVLESDAKHQGPGHHSFVENPSTKEWFIVYHRWETAKKEGPFRGGRKIAVEKVDYDDKGLIKTIRMTDGKSPVSPVRR; encoded by the coding sequence ATGCTCCTCCGCCTGCTGGCTGCCATCGCCCTGATCCTACCCCTACCGGCGAACCCGGTGATGGACGGAGCGGACCCGCACGCGCTGGTTTCGGGGCGCGACTACTGGATGTATCCGACGGAGGCCCGGAGCCGGCGGCCCATTTTTGCGGCCTACCGCTCCACCGATCTCAGGACTTGGAAGCGGGAGGGCACGATCCTCGACTTGGACAAGGTGCCGTGGGTGAAGGCCGATGGCGCGCCGTGGCACGGTGCTTGGGCGCCGGGGATGACCGAGAAGGGCGGGAAGTTCTATTTCTACTACTCGGTGGGACCACAGGATCCCACTCCCAGCCGGATCGGAGTGGCGGTGGGGGATTCCCCGACCGGCCCTTTCACCGACAGCGGCAAACCGCTGCTGACCGGCGGAAACGGATTCGAAGCGATCGACCCGATGGTCTTCGTGGACCCGGCGGATGATAGGGCGTGGTTCTACGCCGGAGGCAGCGCCGGGGCGACGCTGCGGGTCTTCGAGATGAATCCGGACATGGTCTCCTTCAAGCGCGAGGTGACCGTGAAGCAACCGGAGAAGTTTACCGAGGGCGCCTTCATGCACCGGCGCGGGAAGATTTACTACCTCTCCTACAGCCACGGAAAGTGGAACGACTCCAGCTACTCGGTGCACTACGCGACCGCGAGTTCACCGGAAGGTCCCTGGCACTACCGCGGCTGCGTCTTGGAAAGCGATGCGAAGCACCAGGGCCCGGGCCATCATTCCTTCGTGGAGAATCCGTCCACGAAGGAATGGTTCATCGTCTATCACCGCTGGGAAACCGCGAAGAAGGAAGGCCCCTTCCGCGGCGGCCGGAAGATCGCGGTGGAGAAGGTGGACTACGACGACAAGGGGCTGATCAAAACGATCCGCATGACCGACGGAAAGTCGCCGGTCTCACCGGTGCGGCGTTAA
- a CDS encoding DUF6515 family protein: protein MKTKSTLLMLIVAGSGALLTSCVVDTYPSHSTTVVEPAYRPGYTINTLPSGYRAEVIGGTRYYYHNNVYYRPQGRSYVVVDSPHRHVPRHDHDRDHDWDGRRDRDRDWDRRGPGPGPGRDRNVTVIRELPNGYTVVNHRGQRYYRAGDRYYQSSGGGYIIVGSPF from the coding sequence ATGAAAACCAAATCAACCTTGCTGATGCTGATTGTTGCCGGGTCCGGCGCTCTCCTTACGAGCTGTGTGGTGGATACCTATCCGAGCCACAGCACCACGGTGGTCGAACCGGCCTACCGCCCCGGCTACACGATCAACACGCTTCCCTCCGGCTATCGGGCCGAGGTGATCGGAGGAACCCGCTACTACTACCACAATAACGTCTACTACCGCCCGCAGGGCCGGAGCTACGTGGTGGTAGATTCGCCGCATCGTCACGTGCCGCGCCACGATCATGATCGGGACCACGACTGGGACGGCCGTCGTGATCGCGACCGGGACTGGGATCGCCGTGGCCCCGGCCCAGGACCGGGCCGTGATCGCAACGTGACCGTGATCCGCGAACTCCCGAATGGCTACACGGTGGTGAATCACCGCGGCCAACGTTACTACCGTGCAGGCGACCGCTACTATCAATCGAGCGGCGGTGGGTACATCATCGTCGGAAGTCCCTTCTAA
- a CDS encoding M48 family metallopeptidase, producing MTRDTFNSLVAELDRSWSDQPRGLLRETLAWVALGYLVLLAALFMCALLFAVGLYVAVKFHGPTWTFVAAVAALLGSLASVLILGSLWVRFVPPEGITLDEASHPELHRVIRETSRAAGGIHLHQLLLDPELNASAVQNPRLGVFGWYRTYLVIGLPLMEALSPEEFRAVLAHELAHVSGPDGRLRAWLHRTRMTWERIVGQISASRFCPGLSKFFHWFWPRFNSRAFLLSRYHELEADRVSAEAVSAEALASGLRRLAIQASRLDEQIWQPLELAIPGRAELPADVMSRVSSLIRSVPEAAEEERWAAQALGKTTGLLDQHPALSDRLSRLGQGEPLPGPLVPGHSAAAEFLAPEFVASARSRFSAAWLAGALVSRKSLGGSSSAAAEYRAVLESWKRIASLSRIDGLERLQPEIVKLLERRPDHAGALFLRGSHLAEKGQKSSTVFLEKAASDPTLAVKSYETMARYYSRFGDPDAAKLLEARADRHEREMREALIERGSVGKGDSFLPHDLGETELELLREVLATDPAIRRVWLGAREVKHFPRWRHLVLVVEQRWPAFKPVSERMQQQLLARVAERWEVDAFVQPLRYDEGTRPILRALRRQVADSEVYRRR from the coding sequence ATGACCCGCGATACCTTCAATTCCCTTGTAGCGGAGCTGGATCGCTCGTGGAGCGACCAGCCGCGCGGGCTATTGCGGGAGACCTTGGCTTGGGTCGCATTGGGATATCTCGTCTTGCTCGCGGCGCTTTTCATGTGCGCACTGCTCTTTGCCGTTGGCCTTTACGTGGCGGTAAAATTTCACGGCCCGACTTGGACTTTTGTCGCCGCGGTGGCGGCGCTTCTCGGTTCCTTGGCCTCCGTGCTGATCCTCGGGTCCCTGTGGGTGCGCTTCGTTCCGCCGGAAGGGATCACCCTGGACGAAGCCAGCCACCCCGAGCTGCACCGGGTCATCCGGGAGACTAGCCGGGCTGCGGGGGGGATCCATCTGCATCAGCTCCTGTTGGATCCCGAGTTGAATGCCTCGGCGGTGCAGAATCCGCGTCTCGGGGTCTTCGGCTGGTATAGAACCTACCTGGTGATCGGCTTACCCCTGATGGAAGCGCTCAGCCCGGAGGAATTCCGTGCGGTGCTCGCCCACGAACTCGCCCATGTTTCCGGGCCGGACGGCAGGCTCCGGGCTTGGCTACACCGCACGCGGATGACTTGGGAAAGGATCGTCGGGCAGATCTCGGCCAGCCGCTTTTGCCCGGGACTCTCGAAGTTCTTCCACTGGTTCTGGCCGCGCTTCAATTCCCGGGCCTTCCTCCTTTCACGCTATCATGAACTGGAAGCGGACCGCGTTTCCGCGGAGGCCGTCTCGGCGGAGGCCCTGGCCTCCGGCCTACGCCGTCTGGCCATCCAAGCCAGCCGCTTGGACGAGCAAATCTGGCAGCCCTTGGAGCTCGCGATCCCGGGACGGGCGGAGCTTCCGGCGGATGTGATGAGTCGGGTTTCCTCGCTGATTCGCAGCGTTCCGGAAGCCGCCGAGGAGGAAAGATGGGCTGCCCAAGCCCTCGGGAAAACCACCGGCCTTCTCGACCAACACCCCGCCCTTTCGGATCGCCTGTCGCGCTTGGGCCAAGGCGAGCCTCTCCCGGGCCCTTTGGTCCCGGGTCATTCCGCCGCCGCGGAATTTCTGGCGCCGGAATTCGTGGCCTCCGCTCGCTCCCGATTCAGCGCTGCCTGGCTCGCAGGTGCCTTGGTCTCGCGGAAGTCGCTAGGCGGCAGCAGCAGTGCGGCGGCGGAATACCGGGCCGTGCTGGAATCTTGGAAACGGATTGCCTCCCTCTCGCGCATCGATGGCTTGGAGAGGCTCCAGCCGGAGATCGTCAAGCTGCTCGAACGCCGTCCGGACCATGCCGGAGCCTTGTTCCTGCGCGGATCTCATTTGGCGGAGAAGGGCCAGAAAAGCTCGACGGTGTTTCTGGAGAAGGCCGCCTCGGATCCCACCCTCGCGGTGAAATCCTATGAAACCATGGCCCGCTATTATTCCCGCTTCGGAGATCCCGATGCCGCTAAGCTTCTGGAAGCCCGGGCGGACCGCCATGAGCGGGAAATGCGTGAGGCCTTGATCGAACGGGGCAGCGTGGGCAAAGGTGATTCCTTTCTCCCCCACGATTTGGGCGAAACCGAGCTCGAGCTCCTGCGGGAGGTCTTGGCGACGGACCCCGCGATCCGCCGGGTCTGGTTGGGCGCCCGGGAGGTGAAGCACTTTCCTCGCTGGCGGCACCTCGTGCTGGTGGTGGAGCAGCGCTGGCCCGCCTTCAAGCCGGTCTCGGAGCGAATGCAGCAGCAATTGCTGGCCCGCGTGGCGGAGCGCTGGGAGGTGGACGCCTTCGTCCAGCCGCTGCGCTACGATGAGGGGACCAGGCCGATACTCCGGGCACTCCGGCGTCAGGTTGCGGATAGCGAGGTTTACCGCCGCAGGTAG
- a CDS encoding YkgJ family cysteine cluster protein, with the protein MKQPGPDLKAIAAEVRTIYREWEERPLDRGCTGRGDCCRFRMTGRTPFLTKGEALVAAVAWRAAGRSSVPETVDGACPFLKEGRCQIYEGRPFGCRTHFCDAAGGPASRKDVRDLIQRLEDIDFRLGGRGGVNLPAAVAAAMSGEKRR; encoded by the coding sequence GTGAAGCAGCCCGGACCCGATCTCAAAGCCATCGCCGCGGAGGTCCGCACCATCTACCGCGAGTGGGAGGAGCGACCGCTCGACCGCGGCTGCACCGGGCGGGGCGATTGCTGCCGCTTCCGGATGACCGGCCGCACCCCTTTCCTGACCAAGGGCGAGGCCCTGGTGGCAGCCGTCGCGTGGCGGGCGGCAGGCCGGAGTTCCGTGCCGGAGACGGTGGACGGAGCCTGCCCCTTCCTGAAGGAAGGTCGCTGCCAGATCTACGAGGGCCGCCCTTTCGGTTGCCGCACCCATTTCTGCGATGCCGCGGGCGGACCGGCCTCCCGGAAGGACGTGCGGGACCTAATCCAGCGCCTGGAGGACATCGATTTCCGGCTCGGAGGCCGGGGCGGGGTCAACCTGCCCGCCGCCGTCGCCGCTGCCATGAGCGGCGAAAAGCGCCGCTAG
- a CDS encoding PVC-type heme-binding CxxCH protein produces the protein MKIRSLLTALATAPLLYAAPVFEAPAKNEHIVMIGNGLGERMQYFGNFETELQLRYPDHQLTIRNMCFPGDTPSYRPRAGRKTPWAFEGAEKFHPELALHRGEGHYPSEDEWLTVCKADTILAFFGINESFEGAGGVTRFRAELEAFVTHTLAQKYNGTSAPKLILVSPISFEDLTQFYDLPDGKKENENLALYAEVIKQVAAAHKVGFVDLLEPTRKLYDELKEPLTINGFSLNDLGDRRVSTVLANELYRQGQMTLVTNPDRVRKMVIEKSWFWHNDHRMLNGVHAYGRRWKPFGDFNYPQEIEKIREMTVNRDLAIWRTLKNEDPKLEAEDAKTRKLDPVVTNFEQPIRYLREKESLKSFTLMDGFEIGLFASEEDFPDIANPMQMTFDNKGRLWVCTMPSYPHYRPGDPMPNDKILILEDTDGDNRADKQTIFADGLHLPIGIELAPEGVYVSQEPNLMLLRDSDGDDKADRREYLLHGFDPHDTHHAIHAFSTDAAGAIYMGEGVFLHSQVETPYGPQRCSGGGIWRFDPKTWRLDRYVQTYFNNPWGIAFNDWQQCFIADASGGNNWWALPISIKAPFGYETGKIAEFAPKRARPTAGAEFISSRHFPDELQGGFMTNNSIGFLGTSIHQVWEDGGGFSGKHLGDLLTSSDPNFRPADLEFAPDGSLYITDWHNALIGHMQHSARDPKRGKTHGRIYRISHKSRPTVPTASIAGAEIPQLFTLLKEPEYRTRYRARRELRGHKPEIVVAAAKAWAGTLDKADPRYEHHLSEAMWVTWAQNRIDHDLLEQCLNAKAHQARAAAVEVLRHSWRKVPDHVALLTKAANDEHPQVRLEALAAASWMDNADGARIALEVLRHPIDKWMPEAIKTAFITLKDDIELLKKEGKLDLSNNPRAADYLDGKLKIEPEETAKAEPEPKLSAADLELWRVGKEVFSRDAHCAICHQADGKGLAGVYPPLAGSEWVTGNEERLIKLTLNGLMGPITVKGVHYDPNKGVPPMTPFGPLLNDKELAGVLTYIRNSFGNQASSVKPETVAKVRENTKAKTGFYSPEELLKEHPLENEGK, from the coding sequence ATGAAGATCCGATCCCTACTCACCGCGTTGGCGACCGCGCCGCTGCTATACGCAGCCCCGGTCTTCGAGGCCCCGGCCAAGAACGAGCACATCGTCATGATCGGCAATGGCTTGGGCGAGCGCATGCAGTATTTCGGGAACTTTGAAACCGAGCTGCAGCTCCGCTACCCGGATCACCAGCTCACGATCCGGAACATGTGCTTCCCGGGTGACACGCCCAGCTATCGCCCGCGTGCCGGCCGCAAGACCCCTTGGGCCTTCGAGGGTGCGGAGAAGTTCCACCCCGAGCTCGCGCTCCATCGCGGGGAGGGTCACTACCCCTCGGAAGACGAGTGGCTCACCGTTTGCAAGGCGGACACCATCCTCGCCTTTTTCGGTATCAACGAATCCTTCGAGGGCGCGGGAGGCGTGACCCGCTTCCGGGCAGAGCTCGAGGCTTTCGTTACACACACGCTGGCGCAGAAGTACAACGGCACCAGCGCGCCGAAGTTGATTCTGGTTTCTCCGATCAGCTTTGAAGACCTGACCCAGTTTTACGACCTGCCGGACGGCAAGAAGGAGAACGAGAACCTCGCCCTGTATGCGGAGGTCATCAAGCAGGTAGCCGCCGCGCATAAGGTGGGATTCGTCGATCTCCTCGAACCCACCCGCAAGCTCTACGACGAGCTCAAGGAGCCGCTCACGATCAACGGATTCTCCCTCAATGATCTTGGTGACCGCCGAGTCTCCACGGTATTGGCGAACGAACTCTACCGCCAAGGGCAGATGACGCTCGTGACCAATCCGGATCGCGTGCGGAAGATGGTGATCGAGAAATCCTGGTTCTGGCACAATGACCATCGCATGCTCAACGGCGTCCATGCCTATGGCCGGCGCTGGAAGCCCTTCGGCGATTTCAACTACCCGCAGGAGATTGAGAAGATCCGCGAGATGACCGTGAACCGGGATCTGGCGATCTGGCGCACCCTTAAGAACGAAGATCCCAAGCTGGAAGCGGAGGACGCGAAGACCCGCAAGCTTGATCCGGTCGTCACGAACTTCGAGCAACCGATCCGCTATTTGCGGGAGAAGGAATCGCTGAAGTCTTTCACCCTGATGGATGGATTCGAAATCGGCCTCTTCGCCTCCGAGGAAGATTTCCCGGACATCGCGAACCCGATGCAGATGACCTTCGACAACAAGGGCCGTCTCTGGGTCTGCACCATGCCCTCTTACCCGCACTACCGGCCGGGCGATCCGATGCCGAACGACAAGATCCTGATCTTGGAGGATACGGATGGCGACAACCGCGCGGACAAGCAGACCATCTTCGCGGACGGCCTGCACCTGCCCATCGGCATCGAGCTCGCGCCGGAAGGTGTCTACGTCTCGCAGGAGCCGAACCTGATGCTGCTGCGTGATTCGGATGGTGATGACAAGGCCGATCGCCGCGAGTACTTGCTCCACGGCTTCGACCCGCACGACACGCACCACGCCATCCACGCTTTCTCCACGGATGCGGCGGGTGCCATCTACATGGGAGAGGGCGTGTTTCTGCACTCCCAGGTGGAGACCCCCTATGGCCCGCAGCGCTGCAGCGGCGGCGGCATCTGGCGCTTCGATCCGAAGACCTGGCGCCTCGACCGCTACGTGCAGACCTACTTCAACAATCCATGGGGCATCGCCTTTAACGATTGGCAGCAGTGCTTCATCGCGGATGCCTCGGGTGGTAATAACTGGTGGGCGCTGCCAATCTCGATCAAGGCCCCCTTCGGCTACGAAACGGGGAAGATTGCGGAATTCGCACCGAAGCGGGCCCGTCCCACGGCGGGTGCGGAGTTCATCTCCTCCCGCCACTTCCCGGATGAGTTGCAGGGCGGCTTCATGACCAACAACTCGATCGGCTTCCTCGGCACCAGCATTCATCAGGTGTGGGAAGACGGCGGCGGCTTCTCCGGCAAGCACCTCGGCGATTTGCTTACTTCATCCGATCCGAACTTCCGTCCCGCGGATCTCGAGTTTGCACCGGATGGCTCGCTCTACATCACCGATTGGCACAACGCGCTGATCGGCCACATGCAGCACTCGGCGCGTGATCCCAAGCGCGGCAAGACGCACGGCCGCATCTACCGCATCAGCCACAAGTCCCGTCCGACCGTGCCGACCGCAAGCATCGCCGGTGCGGAGATCCCGCAGCTCTTCACCCTGCTGAAGGAACCGGAATACCGCACCCGCTACCGCGCGCGCCGCGAACTTCGCGGGCACAAGCCGGAGATCGTGGTTGCCGCCGCGAAGGCATGGGCGGGCACGCTCGACAAGGCGGATCCCCGCTACGAGCACCACCTCTCCGAAGCCATGTGGGTGACGTGGGCGCAGAACCGCATCGACCACGATCTGCTTGAACAATGCCTGAACGCGAAGGCTCATCAGGCACGTGCTGCCGCGGTGGAGGTGCTCCGTCATTCCTGGAGGAAGGTGCCGGATCACGTCGCCTTGCTGACGAAGGCCGCCAACGATGAGCATCCTCAGGTCCGTCTGGAAGCCCTCGCCGCGGCTTCCTGGATGGACAATGCGGATGGTGCCCGCATCGCGCTCGAAGTGCTGAGGCATCCGATCGACAAGTGGATGCCGGAAGCGATCAAGACCGCCTTCATCACCCTGAAGGACGATATCGAGCTCCTGAAGAAGGAAGGTAAGCTCGACCTATCTAACAATCCGCGTGCCGCCGATTACCTCGATGGCAAATTGAAGATCGAGCCCGAGGAAACCGCGAAGGCGGAACCGGAGCCAAAGCTCTCAGCCGCCGATCTCGAGCTCTGGCGCGTGGGCAAGGAAGTCTTCTCTCGCGATGCCCACTGCGCCATCTGCCACCAAGCGGATGGCAAAGGCTTGGCCGGTGTTTATCCGCCTCTCGCCGGTAGCGAATGGGTCACGGGCAATGAAGAGCGCCTGATCAAGCTCACCCTGAACGGGCTCATGGGGCCCATCACGGTAAAGGGCGTTCACTACGATCCTAACAAGGGCGTGCCGCCGATGACTCCCTTCGGTCCCTTGCTGAACGACAAGGAACTCGCAGGTGTACTCACATATATTCGCAATAGTTTCGGCAACCAGGCTTCATCTGTGAAACCGGAGACTGTGGCAAAGGTACGGGAAAACACGAAGGCCAAGACGGGCTTCTATAGTCCGGAAGAATTGCTCAAGGAGCATCCCTTGGAAAACGAAGGCAAGTAA